Proteins encoded together in one Pontiella desulfatans window:
- a CDS encoding GreA/GreB family elongation factor — MDLESVNEEWIVGLADGEIDASELVEVLDGLVDADRGQEADRGAQHLFQKLAEDDKVDDALAVLSWMGGVRGTVSDIKGVLEKLFGKDRNALKMIEPAGFGGQTPVAQCFERLNLLRSLKTGMLCYNETWGFGIIEHIDFFYQQVEIDFERKGDHEMAFSYAAEALEVLGDEHILAIKHNHPDKLDKMVKEEPAEVVRITLRSYGNMSVTRLMEKLVPSVLTEAKWKKFWEGARRALKDDASVEIPKKRSDNIVFHRKGMAYDDAWFGMIGAERDIEGLFERFKEIIEKKIDISSEAAQEVLANRLSFIIKGAPSARPEWKAEGFIYARMFEIEPTDLETAKLIRDLIDDDLVTMLDRLPSRQLQALLTILIENDKEAVIGTLSEVIPVVSHPVLNEVMAALIAHGAEEDVRQIMASAVARRTASSPMLLWCQRSTEYVEKWDLISKGDLAFRIQEVLEVNSAGAMLRAQNQLRERFQTEEWLHDVMGAMTEQQRRDFMRRIHEGNGWDALDRKSVVAKVLRKFPELQDIILPTAGQAATRREVPQTSTRSYTLRQKQLERIMTVDIPENSKEIEVARSYGDLRENAEFKYAKERQGLLMAQGAQLAEDLEKVKPTDFADIGTDVVAAGCGVELRYEETGAEETYYILGVWDQDEALSIISSETRLAKALIGHRPGDKVEIPAGECELKAVLPLPAGIKAWISA; from the coding sequence ATGGATTTGGAATCGGTGAACGAAGAGTGGATTGTGGGATTGGCGGATGGCGAGATCGATGCGTCCGAGCTGGTCGAGGTGCTGGACGGGCTGGTGGATGCGGATCGTGGGCAGGAAGCCGATCGCGGGGCCCAGCACCTGTTCCAGAAGCTGGCGGAAGACGATAAGGTCGACGATGCGCTGGCGGTCCTCTCGTGGATGGGCGGCGTACGTGGTACGGTCTCGGACATCAAGGGGGTGCTCGAAAAGCTCTTTGGCAAGGACCGCAACGCGCTCAAGATGATCGAGCCCGCCGGATTTGGTGGCCAGACCCCGGTCGCCCAATGCTTTGAGCGCCTGAATCTCCTTCGCTCCCTCAAGACCGGAATGCTTTGCTACAACGAAACCTGGGGCTTCGGCATCATCGAGCATATCGACTTTTTCTACCAGCAGGTCGAGATCGACTTCGAACGCAAGGGCGATCACGAGATGGCCTTCAGCTATGCCGCCGAAGCGCTCGAAGTGCTCGGCGACGAACACATCCTGGCCATCAAGCACAACCATCCGGACAAGCTCGATAAGATGGTCAAGGAGGAGCCGGCCGAGGTCGTGCGCATTACGCTCCGGAGCTATGGCAACATGTCCGTTACCCGCCTGATGGAAAAGCTGGTGCCGTCCGTGCTGACCGAAGCCAAATGGAAAAAATTCTGGGAGGGCGCCCGCCGGGCGCTCAAGGATGACGCCTCCGTCGAGATCCCGAAAAAGCGTTCCGACAACATTGTCTTCCATCGCAAGGGCATGGCCTACGACGACGCATGGTTCGGGATGATCGGTGCCGAACGCGATATCGAAGGCCTGTTCGAACGCTTCAAGGAGATCATCGAGAAAAAGATCGATATTTCGTCGGAAGCCGCCCAGGAGGTGCTGGCGAACCGCCTCTCCTTCATTATTAAAGGCGCGCCGTCTGCCCGTCCCGAGTGGAAGGCCGAAGGCTTCATCTATGCCCGGATGTTCGAAATCGAGCCGACCGATCTGGAGACCGCCAAACTGATCCGCGATTTGATCGACGACGATTTGGTCACCATGCTCGACCGCCTGCCGTCGCGCCAGTTGCAGGCGTTGCTGACGATTCTGATCGAAAATGACAAGGAGGCCGTTATCGGCACCTTGAGCGAAGTGATTCCCGTGGTCAGCCACCCGGTGCTCAATGAAGTGATGGCGGCCTTGATTGCCCATGGCGCCGAAGAGGACGTACGCCAGATCATGGCCAGTGCCGTGGCGCGCCGTACGGCCAGCTCGCCCATGTTGCTGTGGTGCCAGCGCTCCACCGAATATGTCGAGAAATGGGACCTGATCTCCAAGGGCGATCTCGCCTTCCGCATCCAGGAAGTGCTGGAGGTCAACAGCGCCGGCGCCATGCTCCGCGCACAGAACCAGCTGCGCGAACGCTTCCAGACGGAAGAATGGCTTCACGATGTGATGGGCGCCATGACCGAGCAGCAGCGCCGCGACTTCATGCGCCGCATCCACGAAGGCAACGGGTGGGATGCGCTCGACCGCAAGTCGGTTGTGGCCAAGGTGCTTCGCAAGTTCCCCGAATTGCAGGATATCATTCTCCCGACCGCCGGGCAGGCCGCTACGAGACGGGAAGTTCCGCAGACCTCCACGCGCAGCTATACCCTGCGCCAAAAACAGCTCGAGCGAATCATGACGGTCGATATCCCGGAAAACTCCAAGGAAATCGAAGTGGCCCGCAGCTATGGCGACCTTCGCGAAAACGCGGAATTCAAATATGCCAAGGAGCGCCAGGGCCTGCTCATGGCGCAGGGCGCTCAGCTGGCCGAGGATCTGGAAAAGGTCAAACCGACCGACTTCGCCGACATCGGAACCGATGTCGTTGCCGCCGGTTGCGGGGTGGAACTGAGATATGAAGAAACCGG
- a CDS encoding ExbD/TolR family protein, which produces MKLIEEMMNKKAELEIAPLIDVVFLLLIYFMVTASLIKKEADLSFMLPAKVDVPESLDLPIEVLIEVSELGDIVIEGMVFGKDETNLDDLIGQLLSLKEAADSSGSELIVNILPADKAVHGRIIKVMDACAAADVKNMSFSMTM; this is translated from the coding sequence ATGAAACTTATTGAAGAAATGATGAATAAAAAGGCTGAGCTGGAAATTGCTCCGCTGATTGACGTCGTGTTTCTGCTCCTCATCTACTTCATGGTGACGGCCTCCTTGATCAAGAAGGAAGCAGACCTCTCCTTCATGCTTCCGGCCAAGGTGGACGTGCCTGAGTCGCTCGATCTGCCGATCGAGGTGTTGATCGAGGTTTCCGAGCTCGGCGACATCGTGATTGAAGGCATGGTTTTTGGCAAGGACGAGACCAACCTCGACGACCTGATTGGCCAGCTGCTTTCGCTTAAGGAAGCGGCCGACTCTTCGGGGAGCGAGTTGATCGTCAACATCCTTCCGGCCGACAAGGCCGTGCATGGGCGCATCATCAAGGTGATGGACGCCTGCGCTGCGGCGGATGTGAAGAACATGTCGTTCAGCATGACGATGTAG
- a CDS encoding ExbD/TolR family protein, translated as MKIKSPARDDVSIDMGPMIDLVFLLLIFFMVASVVTELEKVEVEIPQSSHAKVPEDTKGRMMLSIDADNQVYVGTQPVELEELKTLIDSELDLNPELRILIRADHRVEYKTCKDLMIACGEVGATDLIYATFEE; from the coding sequence ATGAAAATTAAGTCACCAGCCAGAGATGACGTAAGCATTGACATGGGGCCGATGATCGACCTTGTGTTCCTGCTGCTCATCTTCTTCATGGTCGCTTCCGTCGTCACGGAACTGGAAAAGGTGGAGGTGGAGATTCCCCAATCTTCCCACGCCAAGGTTCCGGAAGACACGAAGGGCAGAATGATGCTCTCGATCGATGCGGACAACCAGGTATACGTGGGTACCCAGCCGGTGGAACTCGAGGAGCTGAAAACGCTCATCGACTCCGAGCTGGATCTGAACCCTGAGTTGCGCATCCTGATTCGCGCCGACCACCGTGTCGAGTACAAGACCTGCAAAGATCTCATGATCGCGTGTGGCGAGGTCGGGGCAACCGACCTCATCTACGCAACCTTCGAGGAGTAA
- a CDS encoding MotA/TolQ/ExbB proton channel family protein — protein MTKKIIKLAFCLSLVAAPIAFAQEAAEAAPEEAAVANVQQTTLWQMIKQGGWAMWPLGLMSVGMVYFIVQNGLALREKVLLRPDLIPEFIQLMKDKKIVEAHSLCKENETLFTYVFQAGLERCSTTREINFGKVKEGIDEASTEEITSYMKPIDYLSIIGATAPMLGLLGTVSGMIKAFQTIGSQGMGKPEALAGNIGEALVTTATGLLIAIPSMLSYYYFRNSFIKTTATLGRNIGGLLDTLETGELPLGFEEHAG, from the coding sequence ATGACGAAAAAAATTATTAAACTGGCATTTTGCTTGAGTCTGGTGGCGGCGCCGATCGCCTTCGCCCAGGAAGCAGCCGAGGCGGCCCCCGAGGAAGCAGCAGTTGCGAACGTACAGCAGACCACGTTGTGGCAGATGATCAAGCAGGGTGGTTGGGCCATGTGGCCGTTGGGCCTGATGTCGGTCGGCATGGTCTATTTCATTGTTCAGAACGGTCTGGCATTGCGTGAAAAGGTTTTGCTTCGCCCCGACCTGATCCCGGAATTCATCCAGTTGATGAAGGACAAGAAAATCGTTGAGGCCCACAGCCTCTGCAAAGAAAACGAAACCCTGTTCACCTACGTGTTCCAGGCGGGTCTCGAGCGTTGCTCCACCACCCGCGAAATCAACTTCGGCAAAGTGAAGGAAGGGATCGACGAAGCTTCCACCGAGGAAATCACGTCCTACATGAAGCCGATCGACTATCTTTCCATCATTGGCGCCACCGCCCCGATGCTCGGACTGCTCGGTACGGTATCCGGTATGATCAAGGCCTTCCAGACCATCGGTTCGCAGGGCATGGGTAAGCCGGAAGCACTCGCCGGTAACATTGGTGAGGCCCTCGTAACGACGGCCACCGGTCTGTTGATCGCCATTCCGTCGATGCTGTCCTACTACTATTTCCGGAACAGCTTCATCAAAACCACTGCAACGCTTGGCCGTAACATCGGTGGGCTGCTCGATACGCTCGAAACCGGCGAACTGCCGCTCGGCTTCGAAGAGCATGCTGGGTAG